One genomic window of Bacteroidota bacterium includes the following:
- the lspA gene encoding signal peptidase II, producing MRILNVSLFIVLSDQLTKLMVKGTNIPALGIHFPGLQLGTSRPIIGDFLRLTYIENPGMAFGIDIGGKLFFSLFSIAASVGILLYLYRARNENLAFRIALAMILGGAIGNLIDRVFYDYLFNDGQLFHGRVVDFIDADFFNINILGFRLSRWPVFNIADASVTCGVVLMLFSHRKAYLGGAGAAAQTGPLPGETSSTGVLPAGVAAPDPSQSSGSGTSPQS from the coding sequence GTGCGAATATTGAACGTCAGCCTGTTTATCGTCCTCTCGGACCAGCTCACCAAGCTCATGGTGAAAGGGACCAACATCCCGGCCCTCGGCATTCACTTCCCGGGGCTCCAGCTCGGGACGAGCCGGCCGATCATCGGCGATTTTCTCCGCCTGACCTATATCGAGAACCCGGGCATGGCGTTCGGAATCGACATCGGCGGGAAACTGTTTTTTTCGCTCTTCTCGATCGCGGCCAGCGTCGGGATCCTCCTCTATCTGTACCGCGCCCGCAACGAGAACCTGGCGTTCCGGATTGCGCTCGCGATGATCCTCGGCGGCGCGATCGGCAATCTCATCGACCGGGTCTTCTACGACTATCTGTTCAACGACGGGCAACTGTTCCACGGCAGGGTGGTCGATTTCATCGACGCGGATTTCTTCAACATCAATATTCTCGGCTTCAGGCTCTCCCGGTGGCCCGTCTTCAATATCGCCGACGCCTCGGTCACCTGCGGAGTTGTCCTGATGCTCTTTTCCCACAGGAAAGCGTACCTCGGCGGGGCGGGGGCGGCGGCGCAGACCGGCCCTCTGCCGGGTGAAACATCTTCCACCGGAGTTCTGCCGGCCGGTGTCGCGGCTCCCGATCCTTCCCAGTCGTCGGGCAGCGGCACATCCCCTCAATCGTAA
- a CDS encoding TraR/DksA C4-type zinc finger protein produces the protein MAKTKKSPAVADKTLELLKAKSKARKQQARTAKPVPKAKMAKPEAPKAPIRKAAYGKQDLDYFKKIILEKKKEILEELETLRDTMMDSTTGEYASENSTYSTHMEQGTDAMEREKTFLFASREGKFLNHLEDALSRIERGEYGPCTVCGKLIEKERLEAVPHAQQCLQCKLRLAK, from the coding sequence ATGGCAAAGACGAAGAAATCACCGGCAGTCGCCGACAAGACACTGGAACTTCTAAAAGCGAAGTCCAAGGCGAGGAAGCAGCAAGCGCGCACCGCGAAGCCCGTTCCAAAGGCGAAGATGGCGAAGCCGGAAGCTCCCAAAGCGCCGATCCGCAAAGCCGCGTACGGCAAGCAGGACCTCGACTATTTCAAGAAGATCATCCTTGAAAAGAAGAAGGAGATCCTCGAGGAGCTCGAAACCCTGCGCGACACGATGATGGATTCGACCACAGGCGAGTATGCGAGCGAAAACTCCACCTATTCCACCCACATGGAGCAGGGGACGGACGCGATGGAGCGGGAAAAGACCTTTTTGTTCGCCTCCCGCGAGGGCAAGTTTTTAAACCATCTCGAAGACGCCCTCTCGCGGATCGAACGGGGGGAGTACGGCCCGTGCACGGTCTGCGGAAAGCTGATCGAGAAGGAGCGGCTCGAGGCGGTCCCGCACGCGCAGCAGTGCCTCCAGTGCAAATTGCGTCTCGCGAAATAA
- the ileS gene encoding isoleucine--tRNA ligase has product MFKELTDKISYPQLELDVLKMWKERGIFEKSVSSREGKPGFTFYEGPPTANGRPGIHHVMSRTLKDLVCRYKTMRGYQVHRKAGWDTHGLPVEIEVEKALGFKHKDEIVSYGVARFNEECRKSVWKYKSDWEHLTERMGYWVDLGNPYITFTNEYIESVWWSLKRYFDAGLIYKGYKIQPYCPRCETPLSSHEVSLGYDDVSDPSVYVTFPVKGESDCSFLVWTTTPWTLISNVALAVHPSVDYVRVENGGRRLILAEARLGALQGEYSIVDRMKGASLAGMEYERLFSYHPVKERAFLVVEAEFVTTADGSGIVHLAPAYGEDDYQVSKKYNLPTIHPVDKSGNFGPEVTEFAGMFVKEADPLIIQNLKKRGLLYKKETITHSYPHCWRCDTPLLYYARESWYIATTKYAARMVELNKTIGWHPPEVGEGRFGNWLEENKDWSLSRDRFWGTPLPVWICSLCSSKKCVGSIAELREGHGVREPLDLHKPFVDEITFTCSCGGEMRRTPELIDVWFDSGSMPFAQWHYPFENEEIFRSRHPADYICEGIDQTRGWFYSLHSISTFLFDAPASKNILVNELVLDSKGQKMSKSKGNTVDPFGILDRYGADAARWYIVATSPPWRPTLFDEEGLAEVQRKFFGTLLNTYAFFSLYANIDKFDSSAAPVPPGERPEIDRWILSLLHSLVKKYRSDMDAYEVTRAARAVTDFTIDQLSNWYVRRNRRRFWKSEMGPDKIAAYQTLSECLITVTKLMAPVAPFIADEIYGNLNSFLNREAAESVHLATIPEPDEKAIDAGLESRIAKAQTIVSLVRAIRNKSNLKVRQPLKRVILPIANEQDREAVSRVEGMILEEINVKEIEYVSDDSAIVHKSAKPNFRVLGPKYGKSVQEVAGAIRKLGSDQIREMESSGSLTIPLNGGTATITAEDVEILREELKGWIVESHDNVTVALDTELTEELIDEGVAREFVNRVQNMRKDSGFEVTDRIRISYRGEERLRRALSALGAYVKSETLAVDLLEAPPAAAGLTESELNGVPCSIGIEKVVDHHDA; this is encoded by the coding sequence TTGTTTAAAGAACTCACAGATAAAATCAGCTACCCGCAACTCGAGCTCGACGTGCTGAAGATGTGGAAGGAGCGCGGGATTTTCGAGAAGAGCGTCTCTTCCCGCGAGGGGAAGCCCGGGTTTACTTTCTATGAAGGGCCCCCCACCGCCAACGGCCGTCCGGGAATCCACCACGTGATGAGCAGGACGCTGAAGGACCTCGTCTGCCGTTATAAGACCATGCGCGGGTACCAGGTCCACCGGAAAGCCGGCTGGGACACGCACGGACTCCCGGTCGAAATCGAGGTCGAAAAAGCCCTCGGGTTCAAACACAAGGACGAGATCGTCAGCTACGGCGTCGCGCGGTTCAACGAGGAGTGCAGGAAATCGGTCTGGAAGTACAAGTCGGATTGGGAACATCTCACCGAGCGGATGGGATACTGGGTCGATCTCGGCAATCCCTACATCACCTTCACCAACGAGTACATCGAGTCGGTCTGGTGGTCGCTGAAGCGGTACTTCGACGCGGGACTGATCTACAAGGGGTACAAGATCCAGCCCTACTGCCCGCGGTGCGAAACGCCCCTTTCGTCGCACGAGGTCTCGCTCGGTTACGACGACGTGAGCGATCCGAGCGTCTATGTGACCTTCCCGGTGAAGGGGGAGAGCGATTGCAGTTTTCTTGTCTGGACGACGACGCCATGGACGCTCATCTCGAACGTGGCTCTTGCGGTTCACCCCTCGGTCGACTACGTCAGGGTCGAGAACGGCGGCCGCCGGTTGATCCTCGCCGAGGCGCGGCTCGGGGCGCTCCAGGGGGAGTATTCGATCGTCGATCGCATGAAGGGGGCCTCGCTTGCGGGGATGGAATACGAGCGGCTCTTCTCCTACCATCCGGTGAAGGAGCGCGCTTTTCTTGTCGTCGAAGCGGAGTTCGTGACGACGGCGGACGGATCCGGCATCGTGCATCTTGCGCCCGCCTACGGGGAGGACGATTATCAGGTGTCGAAGAAGTACAACCTGCCGACCATCCATCCGGTGGACAAGAGCGGGAACTTCGGGCCGGAGGTGACAGAGTTTGCGGGGATGTTCGTGAAGGAAGCGGACCCGCTCATTATTCAAAACCTCAAGAAGCGCGGGCTTCTCTATAAAAAGGAAACGATCACCCACAGCTATCCGCACTGCTGGAGATGCGACACCCCGCTTCTCTACTACGCGCGCGAATCGTGGTACATCGCGACCACGAAGTACGCCGCCCGGATGGTCGAGCTGAACAAAACGATCGGGTGGCACCCGCCGGAGGTCGGAGAGGGACGCTTCGGGAACTGGCTCGAGGAAAACAAGGACTGGTCTCTCTCCCGCGACCGGTTCTGGGGGACGCCGCTTCCCGTCTGGATCTGCTCCCTCTGTTCCTCGAAGAAATGCGTCGGCAGCATCGCCGAATTGCGGGAGGGTCACGGCGTCAGGGAACCGCTCGATCTGCACAAACCGTTCGTCGACGAGATCACGTTCACCTGCTCCTGCGGCGGGGAGATGAGGCGGACCCCGGAGCTCATCGACGTCTGGTTCGATTCCGGATCGATGCCCTTCGCGCAGTGGCATTACCCCTTCGAGAACGAGGAGATTTTCCGGTCGCGCCATCCGGCCGACTACATCTGCGAGGGGATCGACCAGACGCGCGGGTGGTTCTACTCGCTCCATTCGATCAGCACGTTCCTGTTCGACGCGCCCGCGTCGAAAAACATCCTCGTGAACGAGCTCGTGCTCGACAGCAAGGGGCAAAAGATGTCGAAGTCGAAGGGAAATACGGTCGATCCCTTCGGGATCCTCGACCGGTACGGGGCCGATGCGGCCCGCTGGTACATCGTGGCCACCAGCCCCCCGTGGAGGCCGACGCTTTTCGACGAGGAGGGCCTGGCCGAGGTGCAGCGGAAGTTTTTCGGGACGCTCCTCAACACGTATGCGTTTTTCTCCCTCTATGCGAATATCGACAAGTTCGATTCTTCGGCGGCCCCGGTTCCGCCGGGCGAACGGCCGGAGATCGACAGGTGGATTCTCTCCCTGCTCCATTCGCTGGTCAAAAAATACCGGTCCGACATGGACGCCTACGAGGTCACCCGGGCCGCCCGCGCTGTGACCGATTTCACAATCGACCAGCTTTCCAACTGGTATGTTAGGAGGAACCGCCGCCGTTTCTGGAAGAGCGAGATGGGGCCGGATAAGATCGCGGCGTACCAGACGCTCTCCGAATGCCTGATCACGGTCACGAAGCTGATGGCGCCGGTCGCGCCCTTCATCGCCGACGAGATCTACGGGAACCTGAATTCGTTCTTGAACAGGGAGGCGGCGGAGTCGGTCCATCTCGCCACCATCCCGGAACCCGACGAGAAGGCGATCGATGCCGGCCTGGAATCGAGGATCGCGAAAGCGCAGACGATCGTTTCGCTCGTCCGCGCGATCCGGAACAAGTCCAACCTCAAGGTCCGGCAGCCGTTGAAGCGGGTCATCCTCCCGATCGCGAACGAGCAGGACCGCGAGGCGGTTTCGCGGGTCGAGGGGATGATCCTCGAGGAGATCAACGTGAAGGAGATCGAGTACGTGAGCGACGACTCGGCGATCGTGCACAAGTCCGCGAAGCCGAATTTCCGGGTCCTCGGCCCGAAGTACGGAAAGAGCGTCCAGGAAGTCGCCGGCGCGATCAGGAAACTCGGGTCGGACCAGATCAGGGAAATGGAATCGAGCGGATCGTTGACCATCCCGCTGAACGGCGGCACGGCGACGATCACCGCCGAGGACGTGGAGATCCTTCGCGAGGAGCTCAAGGGCTGGATTGTGGAATCGCACGACAATGTCACCGTGGCGCTCGACACCGAGTTGACCGAGGAGCTCATCGACGAGGGGGTCGCCCGCGAGTTCGTCAACCGCGTTCAGAACATGCGCAAGGATTCGGGGTTCGAGGTCACCGACAGGATCAGGATTTCGTACCGGGGCGAAGAAAGGCTCAGGCGGGCCCTGAGCGCCCTCGGGGCGTACGTCAAAAGCGAGACGCTCGCGGTGGACCTTCTTGAAGCGCCGCCGGCCGCCGCCGGCCTGACGGAGTCCGAACTCAACGGGGTCCCCTGTTCAATCGGCATCGAGAAAGTTGTTGATCATCACGACGCATAG
- a CDS encoding purine-nucleoside phosphorylase, whose amino-acid sequence MLLREQIDESLAFIRKHTKMRPEIGIILGTGLGGLVKEIRKEIVLDYDEIPHFPVSTVESHHGKLIFGTLGGKKIVAMQGRFHYYEGYTLQQVTFPVRLMSKKVGLGVKTLLISNAAGGMNPEFRRGDLMIITDHINLQGDNPLIGPNDNDLGPRFPDMSEPYSRELIALADEVAAGQHIPVRHGVFVAVQGPNLETRAEYAFLRGIGGDAVGMSTVPEDIVAIHLGMRVLGISIITDECFPENLKPVTLEEVIAAANKAEPKLTRIIKEVVKRI is encoded by the coding sequence ATGCTGCTGAGGGAACAGATCGACGAATCGCTCGCTTTCATCCGGAAGCACACGAAGATGCGGCCGGAGATAGGGATCATCCTCGGGACCGGCCTCGGAGGGTTGGTGAAGGAAATCCGGAAGGAGATCGTCCTCGATTACGACGAGATCCCGCATTTCCCCGTCTCGACGGTCGAATCGCACCACGGGAAACTCATTTTCGGAACGCTTGGCGGCAAGAAAATCGTGGCGATGCAGGGCCGCTTCCATTACTACGAGGGCTACACGCTCCAGCAGGTGACGTTTCCGGTCCGCCTCATGTCGAAAAAGGTCGGACTCGGCGTCAAGACGCTCCTGATCTCGAACGCCGCAGGCGGCATGAATCCGGAGTTCAGGCGCGGCGACCTGATGATCATCACCGATCACATCAACCTGCAGGGGGACAACCCTCTCATCGGGCCGAACGACAACGATCTCGGGCCCCGGTTCCCCGACATGTCGGAGCCCTACAGCCGGGAGCTGATCGCGCTCGCGGATGAGGTGGCCGCCGGCCAGCATATTCCCGTCCGGCACGGCGTCTTTGTCGCGGTGCAGGGGCCGAACCTCGAGACCCGCGCGGAGTATGCGTTCCTCCGCGGAATCGGCGGAGACGCGGTCGGCATGTCGACCGTTCCGGAGGACATCGTCGCCATCCACCTGGGGATGCGGGTCCTCGGAATCTCGATCATCACCGACGAATGTTTCCCGGAGAACCTGAAGCCCGTGACGCTCGAGGAGGTCATCGCAGCGGCCAACAAGGCCGAGCCGAAGCTGACGCGAATCATCAAGGAAGTCGTCAAAAGGATATAG
- a CDS encoding DivIVA domain-containing protein produces the protein MKTTPSEIRNHSFSKSFRGLDAAQVGEFLDRIASEWETSAAEHASLEQKVAEMETQIRDFRSLEQGFQQTIMQAQEASGKAIDSSKREGQLIIREAELKAALLVEKARNDLTMLREQVTILRAKRDSITSRLKMLLNSELELIRALEVEGEHQAAPEAEERREVSTEKLEIEEIIRSLDK, from the coding sequence ATGAAGACGACTCCGTCGGAAATCAGAAACCACTCGTTCAGCAAATCGTTTCGCGGGCTGGACGCCGCGCAGGTCGGAGAATTCCTCGACCGCATCGCGTCGGAATGGGAAACGTCGGCCGCAGAGCATGCCTCTCTCGAGCAAAAGGTGGCGGAGATGGAGACTCAGATCCGCGATTTCCGGTCCCTCGAGCAGGGGTTTCAGCAGACGATCATGCAGGCCCAGGAGGCGAGCGGCAAGGCGATCGACTCTTCGAAGCGCGAAGGCCAGCTGATCATCCGCGAAGCGGAGCTGAAGGCGGCGCTGCTTGTGGAGAAAGCGCGCAACGACCTCACGATGTTGCGGGAACAGGTGACGATTCTCAGGGCGAAGAGGGACTCGATCACCTCCCGGCTCAAAATGCTTCTCAACTCTGAGCTCGAATTGATCCGCGCGCTCGAGGTGGAGGGCGAACACCAGGCGGCCCCGGAGGCCGAGGAACGGAGGGAGGTGTCGACAGAGAAACTTGAGATCGAAGAAATCATACGAAGCCTTGACAAATGA
- a CDS encoding YggS family pyridoxal phosphate-dependent enzyme, with the protein MLHRPMIAQNVDTIRRRIAAACQRVGRDPGDVTLVAVTKTVDSIRVREAVDAGVLDLGENFVQELLKKRQDLLPAHIRWHFIGHLQSNKVKHIVDWVHLVHSVDSLSLGSELSRRAATAGRRVEVLIEVNSTGESAKFGVRPEDLPALAGQLRRLPNLAITGLMTVGPFLPDPESSRPAFRLMRSLRERLAGEGPPLPHLSMGMTHDFEVAIEEGATMVRIGTAIFGPRAKAGNN; encoded by the coding sequence ATGCTCCATCGCCCGATGATCGCTCAGAATGTCGATACGATACGCCGCCGGATTGCCGCTGCCTGCCAGCGTGTCGGAAGAGACCCCGGGGATGTCACTCTCGTCGCCGTCACGAAGACCGTCGACTCGATCCGGGTACGCGAGGCCGTCGATGCGGGAGTCCTTGATCTGGGCGAGAATTTTGTCCAGGAGCTGTTGAAAAAGCGGCAAGACCTGCTCCCTGCGCACATCCGGTGGCATTTCATCGGTCACTTGCAATCGAACAAGGTCAAGCATATCGTAGATTGGGTCCACCTGGTCCATTCGGTTGATTCCCTGAGCCTCGGTTCGGAACTCTCCAGACGGGCTGCGACGGCGGGCAGAAGGGTGGAGGTTCTGATAGAGGTGAATTCGACGGGTGAAAGCGCGAAATTCGGCGTGCGGCCGGAGGATCTCCCCGCCCTCGCCGGACAACTCCGCCGGCTTCCGAACCTCGCCATAACGGGGCTGATGACGGTCGGACCCTTCCTCCCCGACCCTGAGTCTTCCCGCCCCGCGTTCCGGTTGATGAGATCCCTTCGCGAGCGTCTTGCGGGAGAAGGGCCTCCGCTGCCCCACCTTTCGATGGGCATGACGCATGATTTCGAGGTGGCGATCGAGGAAGGTGCGACGATGGTTCGGATCGGAACGGCAATCTTCGGCCCGCGCGCGAAGGCGGGAAATAATTGA
- a CDS encoding tetratricopeptide repeat protein → MDTYDFDNTDDDAEAPGSKKKNFEEEIRKFKERLREGGGTTNIEALEEIVSFYFENDKFEEALHFINLLLEYLPFSSDTWQRKGIILNNLQKYQEALECFERALNLNPVDTELLISRGLALDNLGRHEEALECFDRALELDPSNEEALFSKAVTFERMDRFEDAVSLFRFILAANPAHKEAWYELGFCFDCTEKLDEALGCYDKHIDLDPFNHSAWYNRGIVLNRMMQYAKAIESYDMALAIKEDFTAAWYNKGNAFANLGRLYDAVDCYKETLRIDRKDVPAWHNIGNAYEELGLYKDAIKCFTQAVKFDPKHYESFFGRGSCHDSLGQYKKAYNDYNKALTLCKNYPELWHAKADVAYTLGKWREALYSYKMAVRFDPANAEAWFDFGETLLEYGYLKKALMAFNRCIELQPKWADPFYSRAKVLFLLRKTLDALESLKTSFQMDPEKKKLFEKEFPGVHSIREFTTILEQ, encoded by the coding sequence ATGGATACGTACGATTTTGATAATACCGACGACGACGCAGAAGCCCCCGGCTCGAAAAAGAAGAATTTCGAGGAGGAGATCAGGAAGTTCAAGGAGCGTCTGAGGGAAGGCGGAGGCACCACCAACATCGAGGCCCTCGAAGAAATCGTCAGCTTCTATTTCGAGAACGACAAGTTCGAAGAAGCCCTCCACTTTATCAACCTTCTGCTCGAATATTTGCCCTTCAGCTCCGACACCTGGCAGCGCAAGGGGATCATCCTGAACAATCTCCAGAAGTACCAGGAGGCCTTGGAGTGCTTCGAGCGGGCGCTCAACCTCAATCCGGTCGACACGGAGCTGCTCATCAGCAGGGGGCTCGCCCTCGACAATCTCGGAAGGCACGAGGAGGCCCTCGAGTGTTTCGACCGCGCGCTCGAACTCGATCCTTCGAACGAGGAGGCGCTCTTCAGCAAGGCCGTGACGTTCGAGCGGATGGACCGGTTCGAAGACGCCGTGAGCCTGTTCCGCTTCATCCTCGCCGCCAATCCGGCGCATAAGGAAGCCTGGTACGAGCTCGGATTCTGTTTCGACTGCACCGAGAAGCTCGACGAGGCCCTGGGGTGCTACGACAAGCACATCGATCTCGATCCGTTCAATCACAGCGCGTGGTACAACCGCGGCATCGTCCTCAACAGGATGATGCAATACGCGAAGGCGATCGAAAGCTACGACATGGCGCTCGCGATCAAGGAGGATTTTACCGCGGCGTGGTACAACAAGGGAAACGCCTTCGCGAACCTCGGCCGGCTCTACGACGCCGTCGATTGTTACAAGGAGACGCTGCGGATCGACCGCAAGGACGTCCCCGCCTGGCACAACATCGGGAACGCGTACGAGGAATTGGGCCTGTACAAGGACGCGATCAAGTGCTTCACACAGGCCGTGAAATTCGATCCCAAGCATTACGAATCGTTCTTCGGCCGCGGGAGCTGCCACGACTCGCTCGGACAGTACAAGAAAGCCTACAACGACTATAACAAGGCCCTCACGCTTTGCAAGAATTACCCCGAGCTCTGGCACGCGAAGGCCGATGTCGCCTACACGCTCGGCAAATGGCGGGAAGCCCTGTACAGCTACAAGATGGCGGTGCGGTTCGACCCTGCCAACGCCGAGGCCTGGTTCGACTTCGGCGAGACCCTCCTCGAGTACGGATACTTGAAGAAAGCCCTGATGGCCTTCAACCGCTGCATCGAGCTGCAGCCCAAGTGGGCGGATCCGTTCTACAGCCGGGCGAAGGTGTTGTTCCTTCTCCGCAAGACGCTCGACGCGCTGGAATCCTTGAAGACGTCGTTCCAGATGGACCCGGAGAAAAAGAAATTGTTCGAGAAGGAATTTCCCGGAGTCCACTCCATCAGAGAATTCACCACAATCCTGGAGCAGTAG
- the larE gene encoding ATP-dependent sacrificial sulfur transferase LarE, protein MTPDLLRKYELLRNILRELGSVVIGYSGGVDSTLLLKAAVDELGDRALAVIGRSETYPTREYEEAVRVALEFGARFEEVRTEETDDLKFSENPVDRCYFCKTELFSKLHGIAAARGIRWIADGTITDDLGDFRPGMKAKSEQNVRSPLLEAGMSKNDVRELSHELALPTWNKGSFACLSSRFPYGFPITKEALRKVDDAESLFRDLGFRDFRVRHHDEKTARIEVGAGELARLFDEELRTSVVAHLKKLGFTYVTLDLQGYRTGSMNEVFRRLGVPKPETPA, encoded by the coding sequence ATGACCCCTGACCTCCTCAGAAAATACGAGCTGCTCCGGAACATTCTCCGGGAGCTCGGCAGCGTCGTGATCGGCTACTCGGGAGGCGTGGACAGCACGCTTCTGTTGAAGGCGGCGGTCGACGAACTGGGCGATCGCGCCCTGGCGGTCATCGGCCGGTCGGAAACATACCCGACCCGCGAGTATGAAGAAGCCGTCCGCGTCGCGCTGGAGTTCGGAGCGAGGTTCGAGGAAGTCCGGACCGAAGAAACCGACGACCTGAAGTTCAGCGAGAACCCGGTCGACAGGTGTTATTTTTGCAAGACGGAACTCTTCTCCAAGCTCCACGGGATCGCCGCGGCGCGCGGGATCCGGTGGATTGCCGACGGCACGATTACCGACGACCTGGGGGATTTCCGTCCCGGGATGAAGGCGAAGAGCGAGCAGAACGTCCGCTCGCCCCTTCTCGAGGCGGGGATGTCCAAGAACGATGTGCGCGAACTTTCGCATGAGCTCGCGCTCCCGACCTGGAACAAGGGATCGTTCGCCTGTCTCTCGTCCCGCTTCCCCTACGGGTTCCCCATCACGAAGGAGGCCCTCCGGAAGGTGGACGACGCCGAGAGCCTGTTCAGGGACCTCGGGTTCCGCGACTTCCGCGTCCGGCACCACGACGAGAAAACCGCGCGCATCGAAGTGGGCGCCGGGGAGCTCGCGCGGCTCTTCGACGAGGAGCTGCGGACGTCGGTCGTGGCACATCTGAAAAAACTCGGTTTCACCTACGTCACGCTCGATCTCCAGGGGTACCGGACCGGCTCGATGAACGAGGTGTTCCGCAGGCTTGGGGTTCCGAAACCCGAAACCCCGGCATGA